In Ignavibacteriales bacterium, the following are encoded in one genomic region:
- a CDS encoding AtpZ/AtpI family protein, with translation MQYSGLGIQLAATIVIFFFIGYWLDGVFDTKPVLMLVFTFLGFGGGFYNFFLTIQDLSRKEKESKKTDQNVKEDRKI, from the coding sequence ATGCAGTATTCGGGGCTTGGAATACAGCTTGCAGCGACGATAGTAATATTCTTTTTTATAGGTTACTGGCTGGATGGGGTATTCGACACTAAACCGGTTCTTATGCTTGTCTTTACTTTTCTTGGTTTTGGAGGGGGATTTTATAATTTTTTCCTGACGATACAGGACCTTTCAAGGAAAGAGAAGGAGAGTAAGAAGACCGATCAGAACGTAAAAGAGGATAGGAAGATTTGA
- the atpB gene encoding F0F1 ATP synthase subunit A — protein sequence MRIINILPDLFNTFRKKLLLILFAVTLAVVSVPSMNAYAQDEHGNNPNEDKVEQHQEGTSKVEHEEEEDKLDIIEKITDHDYVDFYFLGKLALPKIPAIHIGGLTIDLSPTKMTFMMVVASILLIIVMTSAARINSKNKAPKGLGNLVEVLVVFVRDDIVVPNMGKSGLPLLPFFLTLFFFIMFCNLLGLIPFFVQPTKNINVTASLAIITFVLTQIKGMQKNGVGGYLKGLIPPGIPVFVLPIMILVEFIGLFTKPFSLLMRLFANITAGSIIILSLIGLIFILSYAGAVIAVPFALFIYCLEIFIALLQAYIFTMLATLYVNMAMHQDH from the coding sequence TTGAGAATTATAAATATTTTACCCGATCTTTTTAACACATTCAGAAAGAAATTACTATTAATACTATTTGCCGTAACGCTGGCGGTTGTTTCCGTGCCGTCAATGAACGCTTACGCGCAGGATGAACACGGTAATAATCCGAACGAAGATAAAGTCGAACAGCACCAGGAAGGAACGAGCAAAGTAGAGCATGAAGAGGAAGAGGACAAGCTTGATATTATAGAAAAGATCACCGACCACGATTACGTAGATTTTTATTTCCTGGGCAAGTTAGCATTACCAAAGATCCCCGCCATACACATCGGCGGTCTCACCATAGACCTTTCACCTACAAAGATGACATTCATGATGGTTGTTGCATCGATATTACTGATAATAGTAATGACGAGCGCGGCAAGAATAAATTCCAAGAACAAAGCTCCGAAGGGGCTGGGTAACCTGGTGGAAGTACTGGTGGTATTCGTACGGGATGATATAGTAGTTCCTAATATGGGAAAGAGCGGACTCCCGCTCCTGCCATTCTTCCTCACACTGTTTTTCTTCATAATGTTCTGTAACCTGCTTGGATTGATACCGTTTTTTGTACAGCCGACGAAGAATATCAACGTTACCGCATCGCTGGCTATCATTACATTTGTATTGACGCAGATAAAGGGAATGCAGAAGAACGGCGTGGGCGGATATTTGAAAGGGCTTATTCCTCCGGGAATCCCGGTATTCGTACTGCCGATCATGATACTGGTAGAGTTTATCGGACTGTTCACGAAGCCATTCTCACTGCTGATGAGGTTATTCGCAAATATAACCGCTGGTTCGATCATTATACTTTCATTGATAGGTTTGATATTCATATTATCATACGCGGGCGCTGTGATCGCAGTACCGTTCGCGCTATTTATATATTGTCTTGAGATATTCATAGCATTGCTGCAGGCATACATATTTACGATGCTTGCGACGCTTTATGTAAACATGGCAATGCACCAGGATCACTAG
- the atpE gene encoding ATP synthase F0 subunit C — protein sequence MDLAFLGAGLGAGLTVIGAGIGIGRLAASAMEATGRQPEATGEVRTSMIIAAALIEGVALFGLVICILLALK from the coding sequence ATGGATCTTGCATTTTTAGGAGCCGGACTCGGAGCAGGCTTAACAGTAATCGGCGCAGGTATTGGTATCGGCAGATTAGCTGCTTCAGCTATGGAAGCTACAGGAAGACAGCCAGAAGCAACCGGTGAAGTTAGGACATCTATGATCATTGCTGCAGCGCTTATCGAAGGTGTTGCACTGTTCGGACTTGTTATTTGTATTCTTCTTGCGCTTAAGTAA
- the atpF gene encoding F0F1 ATP synthase subunit B, with protein sequence MAYYLTLLFNNLLVFLQDGGHEKPSLLSVNPGLIIWTIIIFVLLLILLRKIAWTPLLNALNSREESIKNSLENAEKLNQEALDLIEQNKKNLAEANAKSMELINQAKEMANKLGEEMKQKANEDAKKIIEQAKAEIEQQKNSAMDDLKDKISDIAIEAAEKIISESLDKDKQKKLVDEFLTKVPNN encoded by the coding sequence ATGGCTTATTACCTGACTTTACTATTTAACAATTTGCTGGTATTCCTCCAGGACGGAGGACATGAAAAGCCTTCATTGCTTTCGGTAAACCCGGGGCTCATAATATGGACGATAATTATTTTCGTGCTTCTGCTCATTTTACTGAGAAAGATAGCATGGACACCTCTACTGAATGCACTTAACTCGAGGGAAGAGTCCATAAAGAACTCACTGGAAAACGCCGAGAAGCTAAACCAGGAAGCGCTGGACCTTATCGAACAGAATAAGAAGAACCTCGCAGAAGCCAACGCCAAGTCGATGGAATTAATAAACCAGGCTAAGGAAATGGCTAACAAACTGGGTGAAGAAATGAAGCAGAAAGCCAATGAAGACGCTAAGAAGATCATCGAGCAGGCAAAGGCAGAGATAGAACAACAGAAGAACTCGGCTATGGACGATCTGAAAGACAAGATCTCCGACATAGCAATAGAGGCAGCAGAAAAGATAATTTCGGAGTCACTGGACAAGGACAAGCAGAAGAAGCTTGTCGATGAGTTTTTGACCAAGGTCCCGAATAATTAG
- the atpH gene encoding ATP synthase F1 subunit delta has product MFERISRRYSTALYEEAKQKGELDKVSGDVDGVIDVITSSRDLELFFKSPIIDQKKKEAIVKEIFEGKVSRLTMNFMLLLIQRHRDAHILEILHDYQQLKNEKDGIVSVDVTSAVELTDDEKKQMKEKIDSYTKLNSKLSFKVDPNLIGGFIVKIKDVILDASIRRQLEILRKRFKEGDIALN; this is encoded by the coding sequence ATGTTCGAAAGGATTTCGAGAAGATATTCCACAGCTTTATACGAAGAAGCTAAGCAAAAAGGCGAGCTGGACAAAGTTTCCGGCGACGTCGACGGTGTGATAGATGTAATTACGTCAAGCCGTGATCTAGAGCTATTCTTCAAAAGCCCGATCATAGACCAAAAGAAGAAGGAAGCCATTGTTAAGGAGATTTTCGAAGGGAAAGTTTCCAGGCTAACGATGAACTTCATGCTTCTACTGATACAGAGGCACAGGGACGCGCACATACTTGAGATACTGCATGATTACCAGCAATTAAAGAACGAGAAAGACGGTATCGTGTCTGTGGACGTGACTTCAGCAGTGGAACTAACCGATGACGAAAAGAAGCAGATGAAGGAAAAGATAGACAGCTACACGAAACTGAACAGCAAGCTAAGCTTTAAGGTGGACCCAAATCTCATCGGCGGATTTATCGTGAAAATAAAGGACGTAATTCTGGACGCAAGTATCAGACGTCAGCTCGAGATCTTAAGGAAGCGTTTTAAAGAAGGTGATATAGCCCTGAACTAA
- a CDS encoding F0F1 ATP synthase subunit alpha: MVNVKSDEVSDILLKQLTGFEKELDIYEVGTVLYVGDGVARVYGLTKCQASELIEFPNGVIGIALNLEEDNVGCILFGDSSLVKEGDMVKRTGRIASMPVGEAMLGRVINPLGQPIDGKGEIKTDNYLPIERKALGVIQRAPVNQPLQTGLKAVDAMIPIGRGQRELIIGDRQTGKTAVAIDTIINQKDTDVYCIYVAIGQKGSTVAQVVRALEAAGAMDYTTVISATASDPAPMQFIAPYSGATLGEYFRDNGKHALVIYDDLSKQAAAYREVSLLLRRPPGREAYPGDIFYLHSRLLERASKLSDDLGGGSLTALPVIETKEGDVSAYIPTNVISITDGQIYLEPNLFNAGVRPAINVGISVSRVGGSAQIKAMKKVAGTLRLELAQFRELEAFAKFGSDLDKATTQQLTRGQRLVEILKQKQYSPMPVERQVAIIFAGTNGYLDNIPVEFVKKYESDFLDEMESLHKDVLDAIKTSKEISDETKGKLDTILKDFTERFSSAISQTA, translated from the coding sequence ATGGTTAATGTAAAATCCGATGAAGTATCAGATATCCTGCTTAAGCAGTTAACAGGATTTGAGAAGGAACTGGACATATATGAAGTCGGTACCGTCCTTTACGTAGGTGACGGTGTGGCGAGGGTTTACGGTCTGACGAAGTGCCAGGCAAGTGAGCTCATCGAATTCCCGAACGGTGTTATTGGGATCGCGCTGAACCTCGAAGAGGATAACGTCGGTTGTATTCTTTTCGGTGATTCGTCACTGGTAAAAGAAGGCGACATGGTAAAAAGGACCGGAAGAATCGCATCGATGCCTGTTGGAGAGGCAATGCTGGGCAGGGTTATCAACCCTCTGGGGCAGCCTATCGACGGTAAAGGCGAGATAAAGACGGATAATTACCTTCCTATAGAAAGGAAAGCACTCGGTGTTATTCAAAGGGCGCCGGTTAATCAGCCTCTGCAGACAGGTTTGAAGGCGGTAGACGCTATGATCCCTATCGGACGAGGACAGAGGGAGCTTATCATCGGAGACAGGCAGACGGGTAAGACCGCTGTCGCTATCGATACTATCATTAACCAGAAAGATACAGACGTATATTGTATATATGTTGCAATTGGTCAAAAGGGTTCTACGGTGGCGCAGGTAGTAAGAGCGCTGGAAGCTGCAGGCGCAATGGATTACACGACAGTAATCTCTGCGACGGCATCCGATCCGGCACCGATGCAGTTCATCGCACCATATTCAGGCGCAACACTAGGAGAGTATTTCAGGGACAACGGAAAGCACGCGCTGGTTATCTATGATGACCTTTCAAAACAGGCGGCGGCTTACAGGGAAGTATCACTTCTACTCAGAAGGCCTCCGGGACGTGAAGCGTACCCCGGTGATATTTTCTATCTGCACTCTAGACTTCTCGAGAGAGCATCAAAGCTTTCAGACGATCTCGGCGGAGGAAGCCTTACGGCGCTTCCGGTTATCGAGACAAAGGAAGGTGACGTATCCGCATACATCCCGACCAACGTGATCTCGATCACAGATGGTCAGATATACCTCGAACCGAACCTCTTTAACGCGGGTGTAAGGCCGGCTATTAACGTAGGTATCTCGGTATCCAGGGTAGGCGGAAGCGCTCAGATCAAGGCGATGAAGAAAGTCGCGGGTACACTGAGGCTCGAGCTGGCACAGTTCAGGGAGCTGGAAGCATTCGCAAAATTCGGTTCAGACCTGGATAAAGCAACGACGCAGCAGTTAACAAGAGGACAGAGACTGGTAGAAATTCTAAAGCAGAAGCAGTATTCACCGATGCCTGTAGAAAGACAGGTAGCGATCATCTTCGCGGGTACTAACGGATATCTCGATAACATCCCGGTAGAATTTGTTAAGAAGTATGAATCGGATTTCTTAGATGAAATGGAAAGTCTGCATAAGGATGTTCTCGATGCGATAAAGACATCGAAAGAGATAAGCGACGAGACAAAAGGCAAGCTTGATACAATATTGAAAGATTTCACGGAAAGATTTTCATCTGCAATAAGTCAAACAGCATAA
- the atpG gene encoding ATP synthase F1 subunit gamma codes for MATLKEIKGRITAVQNTQKITKAMKMVAAAKLRRAQERITMARPYANKINELLNHLVDASTEIVNPLMEERSVSNRLVVVVSSDRGLAGSFNSNLLKFASTYINELGKDTMVMAVGKKANDYFKNRKYNLIKGISDLFSDLRVERSQEIVNELVNGYLGKKFDKVDIIFNEFQSVVRQIPTREQFLPLGSDKLTDEKRDGEEKKANVDYIYEPSIEKILNDLIPRKLATQFWKALLESNAAEQGARMTAMETATRNADELLVNLKLQFNRARQEAITKEILEIVGGAEALKEA; via the coding sequence TTGGCTACATTAAAAGAAATAAAAGGCAGAATAACCGCAGTTCAGAATACGCAGAAGATCACCAAGGCTATGAAGATGGTGGCGGCTGCGAAACTGCGACGAGCACAGGAAAGAATTACGATGGCGCGCCCGTATGCTAATAAGATAAACGAACTTCTGAACCACCTGGTAGACGCTTCGACTGAGATAGTGAATCCGCTTATGGAGGAACGCTCTGTCAGCAACAGGCTGGTAGTGGTTGTTTCATCGGACAGGGGACTGGCAGGATCATTCAATTCCAATTTGCTCAAGTTCGCCTCAACATACATAAACGAGCTCGGCAAAGATACCATGGTAATGGCAGTTGGTAAAAAGGCAAATGATTATTTTAAGAACAGGAAGTACAACCTGATAAAAGGAATATCCGATCTATTCAGCGATCTGAGAGTAGAGAGATCACAGGAAATAGTGAACGAGCTTGTGAACGGGTATCTCGGCAAGAAGTTTGACAAAGTGGACATAATATTTAACGAATTTCAGTCAGTGGTAAGGCAGATCCCGACCAGGGAGCAGTTCCTTCCGCTGGGAAGCGATAAGCTGACCGACGAGAAAAGGGACGGTGAAGAGAAGAAGGCTAATGTAGATTATATTTATGAGCCGAGCATAGAGAAGATACTTAACGACCTTATCCCGAGGAAGCTGGCGACACAGTTCTGGAAAGCGCTTCTGGAATCGAACGCGGCTGAGCAGGGAGCAAGGATGACAGCTATGGAAACCGCGACAAGAAACGCGGATGAGTTATTAGTGAATTTAAAACTCCAGTTTAACAGGGCAAGACAGGAAGCGATCACGAAGGAGATACTTGAAATAGTAGGAGGAGCGGAAGCACTAAAAGAGGCTTAA
- a CDS encoding DUF814 domain-containing protein, whose product MDKNYFHIREIANYLGKELAGAELEEAFTQEKGKLVMAFSKAGEEIFLEYSIAKKAESIVLRENYSRAKKNVAELFPELADARVESIGLFNDDRIIRIVMSGGSEVLFSFIRSLYNCFVVKDGSVVNAFKNRNEVLQKDVNEIFPQKQTHVSKDINTVKDYIKTRYADFGNLYQKEVLFKTGLDGDDPSEGNEGVIDEEFTALRRRFDNPVYLFYSMDDNVRTSLAELEHLKGYSKKQFDSINELIDHQNRFRYKEEKAKDVLGSEIGKVKKELSRIENNVDNLNNTVVEFKKADRYKIYGDLVLANLGQINEGDEVLEVTNPVTYEKVKIKLKKDLKPAENATWYFEKYKKQKNAIVDVEKSLKKFAKEKEKLEAELERLEGIEDLKEIKKLEKDVIKSGKPDETSKFRKFVLNDRYEVWVGKDSVSNDLLTTKYSAPHDIWFHVRGASGSHTVLKVSNKKDDVSKEIIKKAAAISAYYSKARNASVVPVAYCEKKHVKKPKGAKSGTVIMQREKVVNVRPGLPED is encoded by the coding sequence GTGGATAAAAATTATTTTCATATAAGAGAGATAGCGAATTACCTGGGTAAGGAACTTGCAGGAGCCGAGCTGGAGGAGGCTTTTACGCAGGAGAAGGGGAAGCTGGTAATGGCATTTTCGAAAGCCGGTGAGGAGATATTCCTTGAATACTCGATAGCGAAAAAGGCGGAGAGCATTGTTCTAAGGGAGAATTATTCCAGGGCTAAGAAAAATGTGGCGGAGCTGTTTCCAGAGCTGGCAGACGCTAGAGTGGAGAGTATCGGGCTTTTTAATGATGACCGGATAATAAGAATAGTCATGTCCGGAGGGAGTGAAGTATTGTTTTCGTTTATAAGATCGCTGTACAACTGCTTCGTGGTGAAGGACGGATCGGTGGTAAATGCGTTTAAGAACAGGAATGAGGTATTGCAAAAGGATGTGAATGAGATTTTCCCGCAAAAGCAAACACACGTTTCGAAGGATATTAATACAGTTAAAGATTATATTAAAACGAGGTACGCTGATTTCGGAAACTTGTATCAGAAGGAGGTGCTTTTTAAAACGGGGCTGGACGGTGATGATCCGTCAGAGGGGAATGAGGGTGTTATAGACGAGGAGTTTACAGCATTGAGAAGGAGATTTGATAATCCGGTTTATTTGTTTTACAGCATGGATGACAATGTGAGGACATCGCTGGCGGAGCTGGAGCATTTGAAAGGGTACAGTAAAAAGCAATTCGATAGTATAAACGAACTTATAGATCATCAGAACAGGTTCAGATATAAGGAAGAAAAGGCTAAGGACGTTTTGGGAAGTGAGATTGGTAAGGTTAAGAAAGAGCTATCGAGGATAGAAAACAACGTCGATAATCTGAATAACACAGTCGTGGAGTTCAAAAAAGCCGACAGGTACAAGATATACGGCGACCTGGTGCTTGCAAACCTGGGACAGATCAACGAAGGGGATGAGGTACTGGAAGTAACCAACCCGGTTACGTATGAGAAAGTAAAGATAAAATTGAAAAAGGATCTTAAACCGGCGGAAAATGCCACGTGGTATTTTGAGAAATATAAGAAACAGAAGAACGCAATAGTAGACGTGGAGAAGTCACTGAAGAAATTCGCAAAGGAGAAAGAGAAGCTGGAGGCGGAATTGGAAAGGCTTGAAGGGATTGAGGATCTGAAGGAGATAAAGAAACTTGAGAAAGATGTAATTAAGAGCGGGAAACCGGATGAGACGAGCAAGTTCAGGAAGTTTGTTTTGAATGACAGGTATGAGGTATGGGTAGGTAAGGACAGTGTATCTAATGATCTATTAACGACAAAATACTCAGCTCCACACGACATATGGTTCCATGTGAGGGGGGCGAGCGGGTCGCATACGGTGCTTAAGGTAAGTAATAAAAAGGATGATGTAAGTAAGGAGATAATCAAAAAAGCGGCTGCAATAAGCGCTTATTACAGCAAGGCGAGGAACGCATCGGTGGTCCCGGTAGCTTACTGCGAAAAGAAGCACGTAAAGAAACCCAAGGGAGCTAAATCGGGGACTGTGATAATGCAAAGGGAAAAGGTTGTGAATGTGAGACCGGGTTTACCGGAAGATTAA
- a CDS encoding CDC27 family protein: MDNLDGYIENLKASLNEKVFSPVFIRLANVYFLNKQYEACISVCKTGLEIYPDYLTARVLMLKSLLKLGHLNEAEKCFNDIESKIANLPIHAKFKESLVKLRQEPNQERIFYNFAKEPSLRFDDNKDSVMNIIGKSRLKSIEVKDDNLNELERKVNRDRFEKMKTNFDNASLVLHSSGNAYDNTKKQEAKEELFGRIKIVTETLADIYAQQGNFKEAFNAYNLLLRAGTPNKKRIESKLLELERINFAGEEN, encoded by the coding sequence ATGGATAATCTCGACGGCTACATAGAAAACCTTAAAGCGTCGCTCAATGAAAAGGTGTTTTCACCCGTCTTCATCCGTCTTGCTAACGTGTACTTCCTCAATAAGCAGTATGAGGCGTGCATATCTGTCTGTAAAACCGGGCTTGAGATTTACCCGGATTATTTGACCGCGCGCGTACTAATGTTAAAGTCCCTGCTTAAGCTCGGACATCTAAACGAAGCAGAAAAATGCTTCAACGACATCGAAAGCAAAATAGCAAACCTTCCCATTCATGCAAAGTTTAAGGAAAGCCTTGTCAAACTAAGACAGGAGCCAAACCAGGAGCGTATCTTTTATAATTTTGCGAAAGAACCCTCGCTTAGATTCGACGACAACAAAGATTCAGTGATGAATATAATAGGAAAGTCACGCCTAAAATCCATCGAAGTGAAAGACGACAACCTAAACGAACTTGAAAGGAAGGTAAACAGGGATAGGTTTGAAAAGATGAAGACAAATTTTGATAACGCATCACTGGTTCTCCATAGTTCAGGTAACGCGTATGACAACACGAAAAAGCAGGAAGCAAAAGAAGAACTGTTTGGCAGGATAAAAATAGTTACTGAAACACTCGCGGACATTTACGCTCAGCAGGGTAACTTCAAAGAAGCCTTTAACGCGTACAACCTTCTCCTTCGCGCCGGTACACCAAATAAAAAACGCATCGAATCGAAACTGCTCGAGCTCGAGCGCATTAACTTCGCCGGCGAAGAGAATTAA
- a CDS encoding glycosyltransferase, protein MAIESVILTIYIVALTILFLFGAHGYTMIYYYMRTFNKRTDDLTMEDLHLKEFPVVTIQLPMFNERYVSTRLIDCCIRIEYPKDKIEFQILDDSTDDTTEIIAEHIKRYLAQGYDIKLLHRTDRTGYKAGALKEGLKTARGEFVAIFDADFIPRKKFLLRTLPYFYKIEKLGLVQTRWEHLNREYSLITKTQAMALDGHFVIEQAVRNRAGFFINFNGTAGIWRKECIFDAGNWEADTLTEDLDLSYRAQMKGWKFKYLINFTSPAELPAEINSLKSQQFRWTKGAIETAKKIYPKVLRSKMPFKEKVQSFVHLWSNLAYPFILLCALLQIPILLIKLGGDYDGTFKFMSIFVFAFIGSFLFYLYSQKDVYTDWQKRIIYFPLFLAGSMGLSVNNTKAVFEGLINKKSEFVRTPKYKITSQTDKWHDKSYQMKKIPFTSYIEALMGLYCGAGVVLAIIHAQIAAIPFQLMFTAGFSLLAYLSIKQVIMANRIISQKMKLAGSHG, encoded by the coding sequence ATGGCAATCGAAAGCGTAATACTTACAATATATATAGTTGCATTGACGATCTTGTTCTTATTCGGAGCGCATGGCTATACTATGATATATTACTATATGAGAACGTTTAATAAGCGCACCGATGATCTAACAATGGAAGACCTCCACCTCAAAGAATTTCCCGTAGTTACTATCCAGCTCCCTATGTTTAATGAACGCTACGTATCCACCAGGCTCATCGATTGCTGTATCCGTATAGAATACCCAAAAGACAAGATAGAATTCCAGATACTCGACGATTCCACCGATGATACCACAGAGATCATCGCCGAACATATTAAAAGATACCTTGCTCAGGGATATGACATAAAACTCCTTCACCGAACCGACAGGACCGGCTACAAGGCAGGCGCGCTAAAAGAAGGACTTAAAACCGCGCGCGGTGAGTTCGTTGCTATCTTCGATGCAGACTTTATCCCGAGGAAAAAATTCCTTCTACGCACGCTCCCTTACTTCTACAAAATAGAAAAGCTCGGGCTCGTGCAGACACGATGGGAACACTTGAACAGGGAGTATTCACTTATCACTAAAACACAGGCCATGGCTCTGGACGGTCACTTCGTCATAGAGCAGGCCGTCCGTAATAGAGCAGGGTTCTTCATTAATTTCAACGGCACAGCCGGCATCTGGCGTAAAGAATGCATCTTCGACGCAGGTAACTGGGAGGCAGACACTCTAACCGAAGACCTCGACCTCTCCTACCGGGCGCAGATGAAAGGATGGAAATTCAAATATCTTATAAATTTCACATCACCCGCAGAGCTCCCCGCTGAAATAAATTCCCTCAAGTCCCAGCAGTTCCGCTGGACAAAAGGAGCAATAGAAACAGCGAAGAAGATCTACCCTAAAGTCCTTCGCTCAAAAATGCCTTTCAAAGAGAAAGTGCAGTCATTCGTTCATCTCTGGAGCAATCTCGCTTACCCGTTCATCCTTTTATGTGCGCTTCTACAGATTCCGATACTATTAATCAAACTTGGCGGTGATTATGACGGCACGTTTAAATTTATGTCCATCTTCGTCTTTGCATTCATCGGCTCATTCCTCTTTTACCTGTATTCGCAAAAAGACGTCTACACCGATTGGCAGAAAAGAATAATATATTTCCCGCTCTTCCTTGCCGGAAGCATGGGACTCTCCGTGAACAATACCAAAGCTGTATTCGAAGGCTTAATAAACAAAAAATCGGAGTTCGTACGTACCCCAAAGTATAAGATCACCTCACAAACGGATAAATGGCATGATAAGTCGTACCAGATGAAGAAGATACCGTTCACATCGTATATTGAGGCATTAATGGGGCTGTACTGCGGTGCTGGAGTGGTACTCGCCATAATCCATGCCCAGATAGCCGCAATTCCGTTCCAGCTGATGTTCACTGCAGGTTTCAGTTTATTGGCTTATCTTTCAATTAAGCAGGTTATTATGGCAAATAGAATTATTTCACAGAAAATGAAACTCGCCGGATCACATGGATAA
- a CDS encoding sigma-54-dependent Fis family transcriptional regulator: MRYLLLGDSVQIKELNETIKQVAPTNISVLITGESGTGKEVAANAIYKLSTRKDKPMITVNCGAIPEGIIESELFGHEKGAFTGATDSRQGYFETADGGTIFLDEIGEMPLLTQVKLLRVLESGEFMRVGGSKKVKVDVRVIAATNKDLAKEVLNKNFREDLYYRLKSINLHIPPLRERKSDIQVLFDHFVNSFCKSNSISFPGIEDDAMNFIINYHWSGNARELKNFIESIIVLNQGGVITLSDVKKHLQPELQLPGSSLPVVLKETMDEPGDYRSREILLRALAEIKSDIIDLRNYIYTVESRKGSGNGKADDFTIPKERMNSMNFDEIEKEVLHYLLKENNWNVNRVSDILDQSPRNIYRKINKYNIREEE; encoded by the coding sequence ATGAGATATTTGCTTTTAGGCGATTCCGTACAGATAAAAGAACTAAACGAGACCATAAAACAGGTCGCGCCGACCAATATCAGCGTCTTGATAACAGGTGAGAGCGGAACTGGTAAAGAAGTTGCTGCAAATGCGATCTATAAACTCAGCACACGAAAAGACAAACCGATGATCACTGTTAATTGCGGCGCTATCCCGGAAGGGATCATTGAAAGCGAGCTCTTTGGTCATGAAAAAGGCGCGTTCACCGGGGCGACCGACAGCAGGCAGGGGTATTTTGAAACAGCCGATGGCGGTACGATATTTCTGGATGAGATCGGTGAAATGCCATTATTGACACAGGTAAAATTATTGAGAGTGCTCGAATCAGGCGAATTTATGCGTGTTGGAGGTTCTAAGAAAGTTAAGGTTGACGTCCGTGTCATTGCCGCAACGAATAAAGATCTTGCAAAGGAAGTTCTGAATAAAAATTTCAGGGAGGATTTATACTACAGGTTAAAATCCATCAACCTTCATATCCCCCCGCTTCGTGAACGCAAATCCGACATCCAGGTCTTATTCGATCACTTTGTAAACTCCTTCTGCAAATCCAACAGCATCTCATTTCCGGGTATAGAAGATGATGCAATGAACTTTATCATTAATTACCACTGGTCGGGAAATGCGCGTGAACTTAAAAACTTCATAGAAAGTATAATAGTATTGAACCAGGGTGGCGTGATAACCCTTTCCGATGTAAAAAAACATTTACAGCCCGAATTGCAATTGCCGGGTTCATCACTTCCCGTCGTGTTGAAAGAAACTATGGATGAACCTGGAGACTACAGAAGCCGGGAGATACTCCTGAGAGCATTAGCTGAAATAAAGTCGGACATAATTGACCTTAGAAATTATATCTACACTGTAGAATCACGTAAAGGATCCGGTAACGGAAAAGCCGATGACTTTACCATCCCCAAAGAAAGAATGAACAGCATGAACTTCGACGAAATAGAAAAGGAAGTTCTCCACTACCTGCTCAAGGAGAATAACTGGAACGTCAACCGGGTTTCGGACATACTGGACCAATCACCAAGGAACATTTACCGAAAAATAAACAAGTATAATATCAGGGAAGAAGAATGA